TGGAAAATCATATATAAGTGATATCGTGGGCGATGCATTGGAAAATGTAGTTAAGAATGGTAAATTAAAAGCCTTTCAGGATTTTAGGAATCTTTCAGATGTTGAGGCAATAATTGTTTGTGTCCCTACGCCCCTAACTATAAATAAGGTACCTGATGTATCTTACATAATAAATACTTCAGAAAATATTGTTCCTTATCTCCATAGAGGTGATCTAGTAGTTTTGGAAAGCACGACATATCCAGGGACAACAGAAGAGGTAGTTTTGCCAATCCTTTCAAAAAGCGGGTTAAAACCAGGCGAAGACTTCTACCTTGCATTCTCTCCAGAACGTATCGACCCAGGCAACAAAGAATATCATGTTAGTAACATTCCAAAAGTTGTAGGTGGAATTAATGAAAAATCTACAGATTTAGCTGCAAATCTTTATAAAATTGTTGTGCCGGAGGTTTTTAAAGTTTCCTCCCCTAAAGTTGCTGAGATGACAAAACTGCTCGAGAACACCTTCAGGCTTGCAAATATTGCTCTCGTAGACGAACTTGCTATGCTTTGCGAGAGAATGGGTATTAGTATATGGGAAGTAATCGAAGCAGCAAAGACAAAACCTTACGGATTTATGGCTTTCTATCCTGGACCAGGCATTGGCGGTCACTGCATTCCAATTGACCCATTTTATTTACAGTGGAAGGCAAAAGAGTATGATGTTGATATTTCTTTTATAGAAATTGCAGGCAGAATAAATGACTCAATGCCAGATTATATAGTTCAAAAAGTTGCTTATGCTTTGAATTCAGAACGCAAATCAATTAATGGAAGTAAAATATTAGTTTTAGGAGTTACATATAAAAACGATATTTCTGACACAAGGGAGTCCCCATCGTTAAAGATAATTGAGAAACTTGAAAAATGGGGCGCTAATGTTTCGTATTATGACCCTTATGTGCCTAACCTAAAAATTGGTGAAAGAATTTTTAATAGCATTAAAGACCTTTCCAGAGATATCTTAAAAGATTTTGACTCTGTTGTAATTCTAACCGCACACTCAAATATTGATTATGATTTAATTTATGAGAATGCACATATTATTGTAGATACAAGAAATGCAATAAAGAAAAAGAGAAAAGGCTTATTTAAGTTGGGAGACTCAAGTCTATGATTAAAGTAGGTTTTATTGGCGCAGGAAGAATTACTACTGCTCATTTGAATGCCCTTAAAGAACTAAAAGACACATATTTGCCTGTTGCAGTTGCAGATCCTATGGAGGATAATGCAAGGAACATCGCAAAAAATTTTGGTATTCCTAATACATATATCGATTATAGAGAAATGCTTGATAGAGAAAGGCTTGATATTGTTGTCGTAGCCGCTCCTAATGGATTACATTACAAGATAAGCAGGGATGTATTAGAAAGAGGAATAAATGTTTTGGTTGAGAAGCCTTTAGCTTTGAGTTATAAAGAAAGTAAGAGTCTCCTTGATATTGCAGATTCTAAAAAACTTTTTATTGGAGTTGTCCTTCAGAAAAGATTGTTACCGCTTTATAAGAATTTGAAGGGCGCAGTTTGCGGAGAGAAATTTGGAAAGATTTTCTTGATACATTTATCTTTAAGGTGGAGCAGGTCAAAAGAATACTTTGCAAATTCCTGGAGAGGCACAAGGGATATGGACGGCGGACTTATTTTTAACCAGGCGATCCATGACATTGACATTCTCGATTACCTTTTTTCAATAAGAGAAATTTTTGCTTACGGAGGGACATTTGTTCATCAAATAGAAACTGAGGATAATATTGTTGGAGTGTTTAAGACAAAAAGCGGTGCTATAGGAAGTTTTG
This genomic stretch from Caldisericum sp. harbors:
- a CDS encoding nucleotide sugar dehydrogenase, with the translated sequence MEEKVSNNTAFKKIAVVGLGYVGLPLAVEFARKGVEVVGIERNPERVDAVNSGKSYISDIVGDALENVVKNGKLKAFQDFRNLSDVEAIIVCVPTPLTINKVPDVSYIINTSENIVPYLHRGDLVVLESTTYPGTTEEVVLPILSKSGLKPGEDFYLAFSPERIDPGNKEYHVSNIPKVVGGINEKSTDLAANLYKIVVPEVFKVSSPKVAEMTKLLENTFRLANIALVDELAMLCERMGISIWEVIEAAKTKPYGFMAFYPGPGIGGHCIPIDPFYLQWKAKEYDVDISFIEIAGRINDSMPDYIVQKVAYALNSERKSINGSKILVLGVTYKNDISDTRESPSLKIIEKLEKWGANVSYYDPYVPNLKIGERIFNSIKDLSRDILKDFDSVVILTAHSNIDYDLIYENAHIIVDTRNAIKKKRKGLFKLGDSSL
- a CDS encoding Gfo/Idh/MocA family oxidoreductase, translated to MIKVGFIGAGRITTAHLNALKELKDTYLPVAVADPMEDNARNIAKNFGIPNTYIDYREMLDRERLDIVVVAAPNGLHYKISRDVLERGINVLVEKPLALSYKESKSLLDIADSKKLFIGVVLQKRLLPLYKNLKGAVCGEKFGKIFLIHLSLRWSRSKEYFANSWRGTRDMDGGLIFNQAIHDIDILDYLFSIREIFAYGGTFVHQIETEDNIVGVFKTKSGAIGSFEFTISLNEKNMGEVIEVLGEKGRFIYGTGEYEKLTTIPDFLNLSDKDISISKEPTLNGTGHKFVYEEVAKAIKNGDESPISGKNVLHSIKVAEGILNSIKTNERVVLEEEI